In one Cyprinus carpio isolate SPL01 unplaced genomic scaffold, ASM1834038v1 S000006585, whole genome shotgun sequence genomic region, the following are encoded:
- the LOC122144052 gene encoding extensin-like, which yields MSHILPALPLALCLHPQPSIAHSPPLPISLSPLAHSPASITHQPLSLSPSSISQSVHLQPSAQKAPQSVSPSALPISPLAIAHRPSGPRPQPLNVSPSPPSPVLHPPAHQPSAPVLSPSSQALSPSPSVHRPTLSISPSAHRFQSRPVHHPRPQSPAHQPSPFPIVHRPSPPSPRPSPISLSAHHPSPFHPSPSSPISLPSFGHSPHPSPSAQPSHQPFSPSLSAFQPHPSSQPIPQPSARTPSVLQPIVHQPSVPPSPHRPYPVPSSLPSAFSPSPSAHHPSAQVHHPSVLSPLAFSITLSPSPHQSFSPQPTVHTLPPSPFQSSPISLSPSPPSPSPFHPQPITPFPHHPQSISPSPSPFVVTPPPISPCPSPHHPSAFTPSARSPLVRQPFSPSVLILPSVHTHQPKGPSPHPFPVTPSALYPQSFSPSPSSWGLTPSPKPISPHFISPIIVK from the exons ATGAGCCACATCCTGCCTGCTCT CCCTTTAGCCCTCTGCCTTCATCCTCAGCCCAGCATAGCCCATAGTCCCCCTTTACCCATCAGTCTGTCACCTTTAGCCCATAGCCCGGCGTCCATCACCCATCAGCCCCTCAGCCTCAGCCCCTCATCCATCAGCCAATCAGTCCACCTTCAGCCCTCA GCCCAAAAGGCCCCTCAGTCTGTCAGTCCTTCAGCCCTACCCATCAGTCCTTTAGCCATTGCCCATCGTCCTTCAGGCCCTCGTCCTCAGCCCCTAAACGTCAGTCCTTCACCCCCATCCCCAGTCCTTCACCCCCCAGCCCATCAGCCTTCAGCCCCAGTCCTTAGTCCTTCATCCCAGGCCCTCAGTCCATCCCCATCAGTCCATCGCCCTACCCTCTCCATCAGTCCTTCAGCCCATCGTTTTCAGTCCCGCCCCGTCCATCACCCGCGCCCTCAGTCCCCAGCCCATCAGCCATCACCCTTCCCCATAGTCCATCGTCCTTCACCCCCCAGCCCTCGTCCTTCACCCATCAGTCTGTCAGCCCATCATCCATCACCCTTTCACCCCAGCCCATCATCCCCCATCAGCCTTCCGTCCTTCGGGCATAGTCCACACCCATCGCCGTCAGCCCAGCCCTCCCATCAGCCCTTCAGCCCATCTCTGTCAGCCTTTCAGCCCCACCCATCATCCCAGCCCATCCCACAGCCATCAGCCCGCACCCCATCAGTCCTTCAGCCCATCGTCCATCAGCCCTCAGTCCCCCCATCACCCCATCGTCCTTACCCCGTCCCCTCGTCCTTACCCTCAGCTTTCAGCCCATCACCATCAGCCCATCATCCTTCAGCCCAAGTCCATCACCCATCAGTCCTCAGCCCTTTAGCCTTTTCCATCACCCTCAGTCCTTCCCCCCATCAGTCCTTCAGTCCTCAGCCCACAGTCCACACCCTTCCCCCATCACCCTTTCAGTCCTCACCCATCAGTCTGTCGCCTTCCCCCCCCAGCCCATCGCCCTTTCACCCTCAGCCCATCACCCCTTTCCCCCATCA TCCTCAGTCCATTAGCCCATCACCATCACCCTTCGTTGTCACCCCGCCGCCCATCAGTCCATGCCCTTCACCCCATCACCCATCAGCCTTCACCCCGTCAGCCCGCAGCCCATTAGTCCGTCAGCCCTTCAGCCCATCAGTCCTCATCCTACCATCAGTCCACACCCATCAGCCCAAGGGCCCATCGCCTCACCCCTTTCCTGTCACCCCGTCAGCCCTTTATCCGCAGTCCTTCAGCCCCAGCCCATCATCCTGGGGCCTCACCCCATCACCCAAGCCCATCAGTCCTCATTTTATCAGCCCCATCATcgtcaaataa